GGTGTTGGGCGCGGAACCGGGCTCGCGGCCGTCGAAGTGCATCGAGTAGTTCTCGATGCCGGAGCAGGAACCGATCTGGCGCATCATCTCGAGGTCGTACGTGGTCCGCATGCGCAGGCGCTGGGACTCCAGGTGCTTGCCCTGCTTGTCGAGCTCGGCGAGCCTGCCCTCCAGCTCGCCCTCGATGTCGTTGACCGCCCGCTCCATGCGCTCCGGACCGGCGACGTAGTGGCTGGCGGGGAAGACGTACAGCTCGCGGTCCTCGGTGATGACCTCGCCGGTGAGCGGGTGGAGGGTGGAGAGGGCCTCGATCTCGTCGCCGAACATCTCGATGCGGACGGCCAGTTCCTCGTAGACCGGGAAGATCTCGATGGTGTCGCCGCGGACGCGGAACGTGCCGCGGGTGAACGCGAGGTCGTTGCGGGTGTACTGGATGTCGACGAAGCGGCGGAGCAGCTGGTCGCGGTCCATCTCCTCGCCGACCTTGAGCGGGACCATCCGGTCCACGTACTCCTGGGGCGTGCCGAGGCCGTAGATGCAGGAGACCGAGGCGACCACGATGACGTCCCTGCGGGTGAGCAGGGAGTTCGTCGCGGAGTGCCGGAGCCGCTCCACCTCCTCGTTGATCGAGGAGTCCTTCTCGATGTACGTGTCCGACTGCGGGACGTACGCCTCGGGCTGGTAGTAGTCGTAGTACGAGACGAAGTACTCGACCGCGTTGTTCGGCAGGAGTTCGCGGAACTCGTTCGCCAGTTGGGCGGCCAGTGTCTTGTTCGGCGCCATCACCAGGGTGGGGCGCTGGAGCTTCTCGATCATCCACGCGGTGGTGGCCGACTTGCCGGTGCCGGTGGCGCCGAGGAGGACGACGTCCTTCTCGCCGGCGCGGATGCGCCGCTCGAGCTCGGCGATCGCCGCGGGCTGGTCGCCGCTGGGCTGGTAGGAGCTGACGACCTCGAAGGGCGCCACCGAACGTTCGATCTTGGAAACGGGCCGCATGTCACCACCGTACGACCCGGCACCGACAGTCGTGCGGCGATCGGCCCGGCGCCCGGTCCCTAGGGTGCCCCGTCACCAGTCCTGGGAGCGGTGGCCGCCTCTCGGGACGCTCCTGCGGGCGCTGCGGCCGGCGGACCGGCCCGTCCAGTTGGCGGGCTCGCCGTAGGACGGTACGTGGCGCGGGGCGGGCACGCCGGGGCGGTGCACGTTCCGGGCGGCGGGCCGCTGCCAGTCCGGGTCGCCCATCACGAGCAGCGGGTCGAACATGACGACGACGGCGGCGAGGATGAGGAAGACCGCCGGGCCGATCAGCATCGGCAGGAGGAGCGAGGTCGCGGTGTCGCCGGTGCCGGCGGGGACGTAGACGTTCTGGAGGTGGACGCTGACGGCGGCCATGGCGGTGTAGTGCATGCCGCTGACGGCCCCGCCCATCACCAGGCTGGCGCCGAGGCTGGCGAGGAACCCGTGGACGGAGACGGCCGCCCAGAGTGCCGCGGTGGCGGCGACGACGGCGATGACCACGGAGAGCGCGACGGTGAGCGTGTCGTACTCGATGCGGCCGTGGAGGCGCATCCCGGCCATGCCGAGGTAGTGCATCGTGGCGACGCCGAGGCCGGTGATCGTGCCGCCGGTGACGAGGGTGAGGGCGGTCGCCCCGCGGTACCCGACGATGAAGATCCCGATGCCGACCATGAGGACGGCGACGCCCAGGCTCGCGAAGGTGATGGGGCGGTCGTAGTTGATGGGCGCGTGCTGGACCGAGAAGCCCATCATGGCGATGAAGTGCATCGTCCAGATGCCGGTGCCGATGGAGGTGGCGCCGAGGGCGAGCCACCCGGCCTTGAAGGTGTCACGGTGGCGGAGCGACCTGGTGGTGCACCTCAGGCCGAGGGCGCCGCCGAGGCAGGCCATGATGAAAGCGGCCACCGGAGTGACGAGCCCGTAACTGAATCCGTCGACCGTGCCCTGCATGAGCGTGTGTCCTCCACCCCTGGTGCCACGTCGTCCGAAAACAGTCGGTACCGCTGGGTAGTACTACCGGGGCGAGATTATGGCGCGCCGAGGGCTTCGCGACCACGTGACCGGGGAATTTCCGCTCGTGAGACCTGAGCGAGACCGGTCCGTGATCTTGACGGCGGCTCGCTGCCCGCTTCCTGACCGGATGTCGACTGTTCCGACCGGACTGTCAGTGGCGGGTCGTACCGTGGGCGGCATGGACATCGAAGCGGAGCCGACGGGCGGGGAGCCGGTCGTCGCGGTGGAGTGGACGGTCGTGGAGAGCGACATCGGGCCGCTGTTCCTCGCCGCGACCGGGCGGGGGCTCGTGCGGGTCGAGTTCCACGCCGACGCGGCGCGGCGGGAGCGGATGCTCGACCGCTTGGGCGGGCAGTTCGGCACGGTGCCGGTGGAGTGCGCCTCGGGGCTGCTCGCGGAGGCGATACGCCGGCTCGACGACTACTTCGCGGGTGACCCGCGCGCGTTCGACCTGCCGCTGGACTGGAGCCTGACGACCGGCTTCAACCGGCAGGTGCTGCGCGAGCTGGCGACGGGGGTCCCGTACGGGACGGTCGTCGGGTACGGGGAACTGGCGCGGCGCGTGGGGCAGCCGGGCGCGGCCCAGGCCGTCGGCGCGGCGATGGGTGCCAATCCGCTGCCGGTGGTGGTGCCGTGCCACCGTGTGGTCGAGAGCGACGGCGGGCTCGGCGGCTTCGGGGGCGGTCTGGAGACGAAGCGGCAGCTTCTCGCCCTGGAGGGCGTGCTGCCCGCGCCGCTGTTCTGATCGGGGGCGGACGGCCGGGGCCGAGGTGGCCACGACAAGCGGCCGACGGCGGGCGAGGGGGCCGTTCCCATGAGGTGGGACGGCTGGCACACTCACGTAAGTGACCAGCACCTCCGGCGCCCCTGACGCCATCCTGCCCGACGAGATACCCCCTCCTGTGAGCGACGCCGAACTGCCGGCGCTCCGCCGACGGATTCAGGGCGTCCTGATCGCCACCCAGATCCTCGGGGGCCTCGGCATCGCCATCGGGGTCGCGCTCGCGGCCGTCCTGGCCAAGGACGTCAGCGGTACGGAGGCGTTGTCCGGACTGGCCTCCACGGCCACGGTGGCCGGTCCCGCGCTGCTCGCCATGCCGCTGGCCTCCCTGATGGCCACGCGCGGGCGACGGGCGGGGCTCGTCCTCGCGTACCTGCTGGGGGCGCTGGGTGCCGTCGTGGTGGTGGTCGGCGCGGTCGTCGACAGCTTCCCGCTGCTCCTCGTCGGACTCGTCGGCTTCGGCGCCGGGTCCTCCGCCAACCTCGCGGCCCGCTTCGCCGCCGCCGACCTGGCCGAGCCGGACCACAGGGCCCGGGCCATCTCGACCGTCGTGTGGGCGACCACGATCGGCGCGGTCCTCGGACCGAACATCGCCGCACCGGCCGGGAAGAGCGTGTCCGGCCTGGGGATACCCGCGACGGCGGGTCCCTTCGTCTGGGCGGCCGGCGTCTTCGTCGTCTCGGCGGTCGTGGTGGCCCTCCTGCTGCGCCCCGACCCCCTCCTCACCGCCCGCGCGCTGACGGACCCCGGGGCGGGCGAGAAGCCGGAGAGCCGTTCCCTGCGCGCCGGGATGCGGGCGGTACGGGAGTCCTCGCAGGCCCAGCTGGCCCTCGTCACCGTCGCCGCCTCGCACACCGCCATGGTCTCGATCATGTCGATGACCCCGGTGGCGCTGAGCCACCACGGCGCGGGCATCCAGCTGATCGGGCTCGTGATCAGCGGACACATCGCGGGCATGTACGCCTTCTCGCCCGTCATGGGCTGGCTCTCCGACCGGCTCGGCCGGCTGTCGGTGATCGGGCTCGCCGTCGGACTCCTCGCCGTGGCGGCGCTCATCGCGGGCACGGCGGGAGCGAGTCACACCCAGACCGCCGTGGGGCTCTTCGTCCTCGGCCTCGGCTGGTCGGCGGGGCTGGTGTCCGGCTCGGCCCTGCTCACGGACTCGGTGCCGCAGGCCGCGCGGGCAGCGGTCCAGGGCCTCTCCGACTTCGTCATGAACACCGCCGCCGGGCTCGGCGGGCTCGCGGCGGGCCTCATCGTCTCGCAGGCGGGTTACGGACCGCTGAACGCGATCGCCGCGTGCCTGCTGCTGCCGATGGCGGCGCTCGCGGTGCGGGGCGCTCTCCGGAAGGCCTGACGCCGGGCCGGGAGCCGGGCCGGGAGTCAGGTCGGGGCGCCGGACCGCGTGCCGGGTCGGGGCGCCGGGCCGCGAGGCTGGCCCGGGAGATCCGGCTGTGCCCCGGCGCGGGGACCGGTCAGCGCGGCACCGAGGGTGACGTGGCCCCGCGCGCCAGCTCGCGTGGGGCTCCCGTGCCGTCGGCGGGCACGGACCAGACCGCTCCCCCGTATCCGTACGCAAGGGTCCCCCGGTCCGTCCACAGCGCCTGGTCGTCGATGCCGCGCCGCTCGGCCACGGGGTGCTCGCGGCCGGAGCGCAGGTCGTACACGTACAGCCGCCACGGCTCGCGCGGGCCCTCGGACACCCGCTTCTTGAAGGCGATCCGGGTGCCGTCCGGGGAGAGCGACGGGCATTCGACGTTCTCCCGCAGGGCCCTGGCCGACCAGTTCCTCATGTCGCCCTCGACGAGCCGGGTGCGCCCGCCCGTCGAGACGGTGGCGTAGAAGCGGTTGTCGTCGGCGGCGAAGGAGACGCCCCAATAGTTGACGTCGGGGGCGTGGTACCGGCGGCCGTCGAGGGTGAGCGGGATCTGCTCGATGTTCTTCACGAGATAGCCGGTGCGCAGGTCGAGGACGGACGTGCGGGTGGAGAACGACGAGCGCGCGTAGGAGTCGCCGGTGGCGAACATCGTCCACGAGAGCATCTGTCCCGAGGCGGACACCCGGGCCCTGCTGGGGATACCGGGCAGCGCGATGCGGCGCACTTCGCGCATCCGGCTGTCGAGCACGAGGGCGTACGAGCGGGCCGGAACGCCCGGTCGGCGCCGGAGGCAGAGGGCGGTGGGCCCGGCCGCGTGGAACCGGTCGCAGACGGGCCCGCCCGCCACGCGCCCGCCGGGTGCGGACGGGTCGACGCGGGCCACGCGCCCGGTCGCGGTGTCCCGGACGTGGAGCGCGCCGGGCCGGCCCGCGTCGAGGGTGAACCCGGCCGCCGGGGCCCCGGCGGCCGCCGTCTGCCGCCCGGAGGCCGCCCGCAGGGTGTAGGCGGTGGCGCCGCCTCCCAGCAGCAGGAGGGCGAGAACGAGGATCCACGCGCGCGCGTGGCGGGACAGGGGGACACCGGGCAGGGCAGCACGCATGGGTCAGTCCTCTCGGAGGGTCGCCGGCAGGAGTCGAGTCGCGCAGAGCAGGGCCGCCGCGAGAGCCAGGAGCGCCGCCAGGAGGGCCGTGCGCGGCCCGCTCGCCGTCCAGACGGCTCCGAACGCGACGGCGGCGCCGAGCCGGGCGAGCGCCTGCGCGGTCTGGACGAGCGCGAGCCCGCCGGCCTGGCGCCCCTCGACGAGGAAGGGGCCCGTCAGCGCCATCAGGACGCCGTCGGTGGCCGCGTAGAAGCCGCCGAGCAGCACCAGGACGCCCCCGAGCAGCAGCGCCTCGGGCAGGGGGACCAGGAGCAGCCCGTAGGCGAGGAGCAGCGCCCCGTGCCCGTACAGGAGCGGCCCGCGCCGCCCTACGCGGTCGGCGAGGCGGCCGGCCGGGACGGCGAGCAGCAGGTAGACGGCCGCGGCGCCGAGCGGCAGGAACGGGAACCAGGTGGCGTCGAGTGCGAGCCGCTGCTGGAGCAGCAGGTACAGGAAGGCGTCGCCGACGGTGGCGGCGCCGAGGAGGGCGGCGCACAGCAGGATCCGCCGGTACGCGGGCGAGCGCAGCGCGGCGAAGAGCCCGCCACGCGCGCGTGGGACCACCTCGACGGCCGCACGCGCGCGTGGCCCCGCTTCGGCGGTCGGCCGAGCGGTCGGCCGAGCGGTCGGCCGAGCGGTCCCCCGCGCCGTCGACCGAGCGGTCGACCGGGCCATCCCCCGGGCCGTCGGCCGAGCGTCCGGCCGGGCCGTCGGCGCCTCCGGCTGCCCGCGTGCCGCCGCGCCGCGCCGCCCTGGGACGAGCAGCACCCACAGCAGGACGCCGAACACCCCGACGCAGAAGCTGACCGCGAAGACCGCCTCGTACGCCTCGGCCGTCGCCCACAGCAGGGCGAAGGCGGCCAGCGGGCCGAGGAGGGCGCCGGTGGTGTCCATGGCCCTGTGGGTGCCGAACGCGCGGCCCAGCTCGTCGGGCCGGCTGTGCAGGGTGATGAGCGCGTCACGCGGGGCCGTGCGGACGCCCTTGCCGAGCCGGTCGGCGGCGAGCGCGGCGGCGATCCCGCCGGCCGAGCCGCCCGCGAGGAGGAGGCCGAGCCGCGAGCAGGCCGAGAGGGCGTAGCCGAGCCCGGCGACCTGCTTGTGGCGGCCTCCACGGTCGGCGGTGGCTCCGCCGAGGATCCGTACGAGCGCGGCGGCACCGGTGGAGAGCCCGTCGAGGATCCCGAACTGGAGTGGGGAGAGACCGAGTCCGACGACGAGGTAGAGCGGCAGCACGGCCGTCACCATCTCCGAGGAGACGTCGGTGACGAGGCTGACCGCGCCGAGCGCGAGGACGGTGCCGGGGACGCGCCGCCGGACCCCCGAGGGGGCGGGCGGCGCGCCGCGGCGACCGGTGGTCGCGAGGTACATCAGTGGCAGGTGTAGGTCGGGCCGGAGTCCTTGACCTGGTCGTCGGTGCCGACGTACTGCCAGGTGTAGGTGGTGTCGGTGAGGTCCAGCTTCAGGACGCCGTACGGGCCGCTGATCCGCTTCTGGCTGTTGGGCTGGACCGTCTCGATCGCGTAGGGCTCGGCGCCTCCCATGCCTCCGACGATCTCGACGATGCCGTCGGCCGTGGCGCGCCCGTCCGGGTCCTGCGGGGCGAACCGCTCGTAGTGGTGGTCGTGTCCGTTGAGCACGAGGTCGGCCTTGGCCCCGTAAAGGATCTTCCAGACGGGCCGGGAGACCGGGTCGTTGCCGTGGCCGCCGGAGGAGTACAGGGGATGGTGGAAGTAGGCGGCGAGACAGCCCTTGGTGTTGCGGGCGAGGTCGTCCTTGAGCCACTGGATCTGGGCCGGGTCGTCGAAGGAGTTGGAGTCGAGGGCGACGAAGTGCCAGTTGCCCTGGTCGTAGCTGTAGTAGGGCTTGCCCTGCGGGTAGGCGATCGCGCCGAAGTACGCCTTGTAGCCGGCGAGGGAGCCGGCCGGGTCGTAGGTCTCGTGGTTGCCGGGCACGGGCCGGGTCTTCGCCTTGAAGGCGCCCCACGTCTTGTCGTAGTAGGCGCGGAAGTCGGAGAGCAGGGCGTCGTCGTACTGGTTGTCGCCCATCGTCAGGTAGAACGACGGGGCGATCCGCTGCGCCAGGGCGGCCGTCTTGGGGTGGGCGCAGGAGCTGCTGGAGGCGGTGCACTGCGCGGCGATGTCGCCGGCGGCGACGACCGTGAAGGCGCCGGCGGGCGGGGGCGTGGTGTCGGTGGTGCCGTAGACCTCCACCGTGTAGAGGGAGTAGCCGTACGAGGTGCCGCGCGCGGTCCCGTAGACGCGCAGGTAGCGGCCCTGGCCGGTGAGGCCGGTCCAGTCGTCCGTGGCGCCGTTCCCGGCCGTCTCGGTGGCGAGGCGGGTCCAGGTGGTGCCGTCGGCGGAGATCTCGACGCGGTAGGCCTTGGCGTACGCGGCCTCCCAGACGAGCTTGACGCGGGAGACGGTGGCCGAGGGGCCGAGATCGACCCGGATCCACTGCGGGTCGACGCCTTCGGCGCTGGCCCAGCGGGTGGTGGGGACGCCGTCGAAGGCCTTCTCCGGGCCGAACGTGCCGTCCTCGACGGAGGAGGAAGTGGCCGGACGGCCCTGGGAGATCAGCGGATCGGCGGCGGCTCCGGCCCGGCCCGGCTGGGCGAGGAGGAGTCCGCAGACGAGCAGCAGGACGGCGGAGAGGAGGACGGTGAGACGGGTGGTGGTGAGGGGGCTGCGCGGTGGTGCGAGGGCGTACGACGATGGTCCGGGGGCGTGCGGCGGTGGTGTGGAGGTGTACGGGCGCATACCTGGGCTCCCTGCCCTGAGCGGTCGGCGAGAGCTGGACACCGGTGCGGAGCACGAGGACCCGGCCGCTGGTCACGGTCCGGTCACCCGCGCCGCGCGGCGATTCGGGCGCCACGCGGCGGGGTGGTGCTCGGCGGCCGGGTCAGAGCTCTCGCTGAGCGCGTCACGCCCTGGGAACAGGCGCCGCGCCGAGCCGCTGCCCGGGATGCTAGCCGACAGGAAGGTTTCCTACCAGACTTTCAACTCTCCGGGAGCCCAACGGACTTCACCATCACCGAGGGAACTTCAGAGGCTGATGTGGTACGCCTTGCGCAGGGTCTCGTGCACGGTCCAGGTCGTCCGGTCGCCCTCGCGCAGGACGCAGGCGTCACCGGGGCCGACCTCCAGGGTCTCCCCGCCCTCGACGGCGACGGTGGCCCGCCCGCTGACCACCACGAAGAGCTCGTTGGCCTCGGTGTCGGTGACGACGCCGGGCGTGATCTGCCAGATGCCGCGCAGCTGCTTGCCGTCGGCGGACTCCCACAGCACCTTGCCCGTCACCTCGGGCGTACCGGAGACGATCTGGGCGGGGTCGAGCGGGTCCGCCTCGAGCTCGGCGTCGGGGATGTGCACGGCGAAGGAAGGCACGTCATGTGTCGTCATGGGCGGTGACTGTAGCGGGGGTCCACGGCGGCCCAAGGACCGGGATCGGGTGGAATGGGTCACTCCGCTTCGCCTCCTACCAGGCGACTTACCCGAATACGACGGCGACGACGAATTCCGCAGCACGCTCCCGGCGGGGCGTGCCCAGGCCCCGCGAGCCCCTGCGACGACCGGACCGGAGTCGCCGTCACGGATTCCGCAGTCCCGCCCCGGGGTGTGGCAGGAGCTCGCCACCGAGGTTTGCGGGGCCTCCGGTCGCGCCAGGAATGGGACATGTCCACACAGGTGTCCGAAGAGGTACGGGAGGCGCTCCACGAGGGCCGGCCCGTCGTCGCGCTGGAATCGACGATCATCGCCCACGGCCTGCCGCGCCCGCGCAACCTCGCCGTGGCCCTGGAGCTGGAGGAGCTCGTACGGGCCGGGGGCGCCGTCCCCGCGACCGTCGCGGTGATCGACGGCACCGCCCGCGTGGGCCTGGACCGGACGGCCCTGACCCGGATCGCGGAGGACACGGCGGTACGGAAGCTGGGGCACCGCGATCTGGCCCCGGCCCTGGCGACCGGGGCGACGGGCGCGACGACGGTCTCGGCGACGGCCTGGCTGGCGAACGCGGCGGGCATACGGGTGTTCGCGACGGGCGGCCTCGGCGGCGTGCACCGCGAGTGGAGCGAGACACAGGACGAATCCGCCGACCTGCGGCTGCTCGCCCGGGTCGGGATCACGGTGGTGTGCGCCGGGGTGAAGTCGATCCTCGACGTGCCGGCGACACTGCAGCGCCTGGAGACCCTGGGGGTGACGGTCCTCGGGTACGGCACGGAGTACTTCCCCGGGTTCTACCTGTCCTCCTCGGGCGAGCCCGTCGACTGGACGCTGCGGACCCCGGAGGAGGTGGCGGGGGTGATACGGGCCCAGGACACGCTCGGCGGACCGAGGTCGGCGCTCGTCGTGGCCAACCCGGTTCCCGAACGGGAGCAGTTGGACCCGGTGCTCCACGACCGGATCCTGGCGCAGGGGCTCGCCGCGGCGAAGGAGAAGGCGATCACGGGGCAGGCGGTGACGCCGTTCCTCCTCGAGTACCTGACGGTGCACACGGAGGGCGCGTCCCTGGAGGCGAACCTCGCGGCGGTACGGGGGAACGTGCGGCTCGCGGCACGGATCGCGGGCGCGTACGGGGCGGGGGCGCCCGGTCCGGAGGGGTCCGGGTCGGATGCGTCCGGTCCGGAGCGGTCCGGGGCAGAGGGGTCCGGGGCAGAGCGGTCCGGGGCCGGAGCACCCGGGGCCGCCGGTCGGTGACCCCTCGGGAGCGGGCGCTGCTGGTCGTCGGGGACGTGGTGACGGATGTCGTCGCCCGGCACCGGACACCCCTCGCCCACGCGACCGACACGGCGGCGGAGATCCGGACCCTCCCGGGTGGCGCCGGGGCCAACGCGGCCTGCTGGGCGGCGCGTTCCGGCGGCGGGGAGGTGCGGCTGCTGGGCCGGGTCGGGACGGACGCGGCGGAGTGGCACGAGCGGGCACTGCGCCGGGCGGGGGTGCGCCCGCTGCTCGTCCCCGACGCGGAGGCGGCGACGGCCACGGTGATCGCGCTGGTCGACGCCTCGGCCGAGCGGACCTTCCTCACGGACAGCGGCGCCGCGCTGCGCCTCTCCCCCGCCGACTGGTCGGCCGGGCTGCTCGACGGGGTGGCCGCGCTGCACCTGTCCGGCTATCTGTTCTTCGCCCCGACGAGCCGTGAGACGGCCCGACGGGCACTGCGGGACGCGCGGGAGGCGGGGGTTCCGGTGAGCGTGGACCCGGCCTCCGCCGGGTTCCTCGCGAGGCTGGGCGCGGGCCGCTTCCGGGCGGCGACGGCGGGCGTCGAGGTGCTGCTGCCCAACGCCGACGAGGCCCGGCTGCTGACCGGGGGCCGTGAACCGGAGGCGGCGGCCGCCGAGCTGAGCCGGCGTCATCCGCTGGTCGTGGTCACCCTCGGAGCGGCGGGCGCGCTGGTCGCCGAGGACGGCGCGGTCACGGCGCGGGTGGCGGCGCCATCGGTGCCTCCGGAGCGACGGGTGGACTCGACGGGCGCGGGCGACGCGTTCACCGGGGCGTTCCTGGCGGCCCGGCTCGCGGGGGCGGACCCCGCGAAGGCCGCGGAGGCGGGGTGCCGTGCGGGCGCGGAGGCGGTCACCGTCGTGGGAGGCAGGCCTCCGGGCGCCGCGAGCCCGGCCTGATCGGCAAGACACCCCCTAGTAACCCGCCGACCCGCCTCCGAGACCGGTCCAGGCCGGGTGGCGCGGGTCGTCGGCGCGTACGACGACGTCGGCGGTGTCGGCGGGTTCGACCTCCGTCTCGTACCGGGCGAAGGCGGGGAGCGTCCAGGCCTCCTCGGTGCGGCGGGCGAGGGCCGCGGGCGAGAGCCGCAGGTGGACGGTGAGGTCGAAGGGGAACCAGCGGCCGAGGAGGAACGGCCCGTGCAGCACGAGCACCCCGCCGGGCGGCAGCGTGACGTACGGGCTGCGGGTCGCGCGGTCCGTGGCCGGGTCCCACAGGTCGGGCAGCACGCGCCCGGTGCCGCCGGGTTCCAGCGGGCCGAAGACCTCGCGCCACAGAGCCCCGGTGTCGGTCCACCCGTCGTAGTACGCGTCGGGGTCCTGCTTCCCGTACTCGTACCGGAGCGACGCCGGCCGCAGGAACCCGCCGGTCCCGGCCACATGGACCGCTCGCCCGCGCGCCCGGAGCGCGTCGGCGAGGAGCCCGGCGAGCTCGTCGCCGGGCGCGGCGGGCGGCCCGTCGATGCCGACCTTGAGCCAGGGGCCTCCGTCGCCGGGCGCGGCCGTGTCGAGGTGCCCGGCGAGCGTGCCGGCCAGCCGTTCCCAGGTGATCGCCTCGTATCGCATCCCACTCATCCTGCCCGCCGGTTCACGCGTCACGGCTTGACCTTGCCACCGGCGTCACTGTTCGACCATCCGCTGCATGGACACCACCACACCCACCAGGGTCGTCGTCACCGGCGCGGGCACCGGCATCGGCCGGGCCGCCGCGCACGCCTTCGCCGGACAGGGGGCGACGGTCGTCGCCGTGGGCCGCCGGAAGGGGCCCCTGCACGAGACGGCCGAGGGACATCCGGGGATCCACCCGTTCGTCGCGGACGTGACGGCGGAGGGCGCCGCCGAGGAGATCGTCCGGGCCGCCGTGACCCCGTACGGCCGTCTCGACGTTCTCGTCAACAACGCCGGGATCTCCGCCGGCGGTCCGCTCGGGAGCCTCGACCGCTGAACGTGTCGACGACGATCGGGCAGCGCGGTTG
Above is a genomic segment from Streptomyces sp. NBC_00094 containing:
- a CDS encoding MHYT domain-containing protein, whose translation is MQGTVDGFSYGLVTPVAAFIMACLGGALGLRCTTRSLRHRDTFKAGWLALGATSIGTGIWTMHFIAMMGFSVQHAPINYDRPITFASLGVAVLMVGIGIFIVGYRGATALTLVTGGTITGLGVATMHYLGMAGMRLHGRIEYDTLTVALSVVIAVVAATAALWAAVSVHGFLASLGASLVMGGAVSGMHYTAMAAVSVHLQNVYVPAGTGDTATSLLLPMLIGPAVFLILAAVVVMFDPLLVMGDPDWQRPAARNVHRPGVPAPRHVPSYGEPANWTGRSAGRSARRSVPRGGHRSQDW
- a CDS encoding methylated-DNA--[protein]-cysteine S-methyltransferase translates to MDIEAEPTGGEPVVAVEWTVVESDIGPLFLAATGRGLVRVEFHADAARRERMLDRLGGQFGTVPVECASGLLAEAIRRLDDYFAGDPRAFDLPLDWSLTTGFNRQVLRELATGVPYGTVVGYGELARRVGQPGAAQAVGAAMGANPLPVVVPCHRVVESDGGLGGFGGGLETKRQLLALEGVLPAPLF
- a CDS encoding MFS transporter; translated protein: MTSTSGAPDAILPDEIPPPVSDAELPALRRRIQGVLIATQILGGLGIAIGVALAAVLAKDVSGTEALSGLASTATVAGPALLAMPLASLMATRGRRAGLVLAYLLGALGAVVVVVGAVVDSFPLLLVGLVGFGAGSSANLAARFAAADLAEPDHRARAISTVVWATTIGAVLGPNIAAPAGKSVSGLGIPATAGPFVWAAGVFVVSAVVVALLLRPDPLLTARALTDPGAGEKPESRSLRAGMRAVRESSQAQLALVTVAASHTAMVSIMSMTPVALSHHGAGIQLIGLVISGHIAGMYAFSPVMGWLSDRLGRLSVIGLAVGLLAVAALIAGTAGASHTQTAVGLFVLGLGWSAGLVSGSALLTDSVPQAARAAVQGLSDFVMNTAAGLGGLAAGLIVSQAGYGPLNAIAACLLLPMAALAVRGALRKA
- a CDS encoding MFS transporter; the protein is MYLATTGRRGAPPAPSGVRRRVPGTVLALGAVSLVTDVSSEMVTAVLPLYLVVGLGLSPLQFGILDGLSTGAAALVRILGGATADRGGRHKQVAGLGYALSACSRLGLLLAGGSAGGIAAALAADRLGKGVRTAPRDALITLHSRPDELGRAFGTHRAMDTTGALLGPLAAFALLWATAEAYEAVFAVSFCVGVFGVLLWVLLVPGRRGAAARGQPEAPTARPDARPTARGMARSTARSTARGTARPTARPTARPTAEAGPRARAAVEVVPRARGGLFAALRSPAYRRILLCAALLGAATVGDAFLYLLLQQRLALDATWFPFLPLGAAAVYLLLAVPAGRLADRVGRRGPLLYGHGALLLAYGLLLVPLPEALLLGGVLVLLGGFYAATDGVLMALTGPFLVEGRQAGGLALVQTAQALARLGAAVAFGAVWTASGPRTALLAALLALAAALLCATRLLPATLRED
- a CDS encoding discoidin domain-containing protein; protein product: MRPYTSTPPPHAPGPSSYALAPPRSPLTTTRLTVLLSAVLLLVCGLLLAQPGRAGAAADPLISQGRPATSSSVEDGTFGPEKAFDGVPTTRWASAEGVDPQWIRVDLGPSATVSRVKLVWEAAYAKAYRVEISADGTTWTRLATETAGNGATDDWTGLTGQGRYLRVYGTARGTSYGYSLYTVEVYGTTDTTPPPAGAFTVVAAGDIAAQCTASSSSCAHPKTAALAQRIAPSFYLTMGDNQYDDALLSDFRAYYDKTWGAFKAKTRPVPGNHETYDPAGSLAGYKAYFGAIAYPQGKPYYSYDQGNWHFVALDSNSFDDPAQIQWLKDDLARNTKGCLAAYFHHPLYSSGGHGNDPVSRPVWKILYGAKADLVLNGHDHHYERFAPQDPDGRATADGIVEIVGGMGGAEPYAIETVQPNSQKRISGPYGVLKLDLTDTTYTWQYVGTDDQVKDSGPTYTCH
- a CDS encoding cupin domain-containing protein, with the translated sequence MTTHDVPSFAVHIPDAELEADPLDPAQIVSGTPEVTGKVLWESADGKQLRGIWQITPGVVTDTEANELFVVVSGRATVAVEGGETLEVGPGDACVLREGDRTTWTVHETLRKAYHISL
- a CDS encoding pseudouridine-5'-phosphate glycosidase gives rise to the protein MSTQVSEEVREALHEGRPVVALESTIIAHGLPRPRNLAVALELEELVRAGGAVPATVAVIDGTARVGLDRTALTRIAEDTAVRKLGHRDLAPALATGATGATTVSATAWLANAAGIRVFATGGLGGVHREWSETQDESADLRLLARVGITVVCAGVKSILDVPATLQRLETLGVTVLGYGTEYFPGFYLSSSGEPVDWTLRTPEEVAGVIRAQDTLGGPRSALVVANPVPEREQLDPVLHDRILAQGLAAAKEKAITGQAVTPFLLEYLTVHTEGASLEANLAAVRGNVRLAARIAGAYGAGAPGPEGSGSDASGPERSGAEGSGAERSGAGAPGAAGR
- a CDS encoding carbohydrate kinase family protein, with amino-acid sequence MTPRERALLVVGDVVTDVVARHRTPLAHATDTAAEIRTLPGGAGANAACWAARSGGGEVRLLGRVGTDAAEWHERALRRAGVRPLLVPDAEAATATVIALVDASAERTFLTDSGAALRLSPADWSAGLLDGVAALHLSGYLFFAPTSRETARRALRDAREAGVPVSVDPASAGFLARLGAGRFRAATAGVEVLLPNADEARLLTGGREPEAAAAELSRRHPLVVVTLGAAGALVAEDGAVTARVAAPSVPPERRVDSTGAGDAFTGAFLAARLAGADPAKAAEAGCRAGAEAVTVVGGRPPGAASPA
- a CDS encoding uridine kinase — translated: MRYEAITWERLAGTLAGHLDTAAPGDGGPWLKVGIDGPPAAPGDELAGLLADALRARGRAVHVAGTGGFLRPASLRYEYGKQDPDAYYDGWTDTGALWREVFGPLEPGGTGRVLPDLWDPATDRATRSPYVTLPPGGVLVLHGPFLLGRWFPFDLTVHLRLSPAALARRTEEAWTLPAFARYETEVEPADTADVVVRADDPRHPAWTGLGGGSAGY
- a CDS encoding SDR family NAD(P)-dependent oxidoreductase; protein product: MDTTTPTRVVVTGAGTGIGRAAAHAFAGQGATVVAVGRRKGPLHETAEGHPGIHPFVADVTAEGAAEEIVRAAVTPYGRLDVLVNNAGISAGGPLGSLDR